The following proteins come from a genomic window of Paramicrobacterium humi:
- a CDS encoding Dps family protein, which produces MTTSQTETLTNVNPDVASGTAQFLSPLVVDLEAIVVNGKQAHWHLRGANFIGVHELLDTVVADVQGWADLAAERVVALGLPVDSRLSTVASKTTVPELSAGFQQSENSIPEVVAMLDAAITTARTAVDGLDEVDLNSQDIAIEIVRGLEKDRWLLLAHIAK; this is translated from the coding sequence ACCAACGTCAACCCCGACGTCGCTTCGGGCACGGCTCAGTTCCTTTCGCCACTCGTCGTGGACCTCGAGGCGATCGTCGTCAATGGGAAGCAGGCGCACTGGCACTTGCGCGGCGCGAACTTCATCGGCGTGCACGAGCTTCTCGACACCGTCGTCGCCGACGTGCAGGGCTGGGCGGATCTCGCCGCCGAGCGCGTCGTCGCTCTCGGGCTCCCCGTGGACTCCCGCCTGTCGACGGTGGCATCGAAGACGACGGTCCCGGAGCTGAGCGCGGGCTTCCAGCAGTCCGAGAACAGCATTCCCGAGGTCGTGGCCATGCTCGATGCCGCCATCACGACGGCCCGCACCGCCGTCGACGGCCTCGACGAGGTGGACTTGAACAGCCAGGACATCGCGATCGAGATCGTCCGCGGACTCGAGAAGGACCGCTGGCTGCTTCTCGCGCACATCGCGAAGTAA